The following are encoded together in the Lathyrus oleraceus cultivar Zhongwan6 chromosome 3, CAAS_Psat_ZW6_1.0, whole genome shotgun sequence genome:
- the LOC127127314 gene encoding non-specific lipid-transfer protein 1 → MATSIMVTSLAMICLVLSASLANGAQSCGQVQLTVAPCIGYLRRPGPSVPAPCCNGVRTVFNLAKTVSDRQANCRCLKSTSLSLPGLNLPALADLPRKCGVNVPYKVSPTIDCNKVSY, encoded by the exons ATGGCTACCTCAATTATGGTTACTTCCTTGGCTATGATATGCTTGGTTTTGAGTGCTTCCTTAGCAAATGGTGCCCAATCATGTGGCCAAGTGCAACTAACTGTAGCACCATGCATTGGTTACCTTAGGAGACCAGGTCCATCTGTTCCAGCACCATGTTGCAATGGAGTGAGAACTGTGTTCAACTTAGCCAAAACTGTATCTGATCGTCAAGCGAATTGTAGGTGCCTCAAATCCACTTCCCTCAGCTTACCTGGACTCAATCTTCCTGCCCTTGCTGACCTCCCTAGAAAGTGTGGTGTCAACGTGCCCTACAAAGTTAGTCCCACCATTGACTGCAACAA GGTTTCGTACTGA